A window of Alkalinema sp. FACHB-956 genomic DNA:
CTTAAAATGAGCATTCAATCGGCAGTTGGTTGAGAGGAATTCCCTTATGGTCGTTAATCGCGATAAGGCTCCTACCGCACAGGAAACTTTCATGCAGATGGCGCAGGCAGCAGGACTGAGAGGTCGCTTGCTCTTGACGATCGGTCTGTTGGTTCTATTGCGGTTGGGCATTTTCATTCCAGTTCCAGGCATCGATCGCACTCGATTTAGTGAACTGTTTTCCAATAGTGGGGTTTTAAACTTCCTAGACCTGTTTGCGGGCGGGGGGTTAAAAACCTTGGGAGTCTTTGCCCTAGGGATTATTCCCTACATCAACGCTTCGATTATTCTGCAACTGTTGACCGCCGCCATCCCCAAGCTGGAAGACTTGCAAAAAAACGAAGGGGAGGCGGGACGTCGAAAAATTTCCCAGATTACCCGCTACGTGGCATTGGGCTGGGCAATTATTCAAAGTACAATTCTCACGTTTGGTCTTTTGCAGCCGGTTGCTCAAAATTGGGGGCCCTTCTTCGTCCTTGAAACCGTGCTGACCCTGACCGCCGGTTCGATGTTTGTCATGTGGGTCGGAGAACTGATTACAGAACGCGGCATTGGTAATGGGGCGTCTTTGCTGATTTTTCTCAACATTGTTTCCACATTACCCCAGTCCCTGGGCAAAACCTTTGAACTGCTGCAAACCGGAAGTCGAGAATCCGTGGGTGGCGCGATCGTCCTGCTCTTGGTATTCCTGGCCATGGTGGTGGGAATTGTCTTTGTTCAAGAGGGCACTCGCCGGATTCCGATCATTTCGGCCCGTCGCCAGGTGGGTCGTCGTACCTATCTAGAAAAAAGCAGCTACCTGCCCCTGCGTTTAAATCAGGGGGGGGTGATGCCAATTATTTTTGCCTCAGCGGTCTTAAGTTTCCCCAGTTTGCTAGCTGGTGCCTTTAAGGATCAGGGCATTAGTAACTTTATCGGTACCTATCTACGGCCTGGTAGCATTGTCTACGACATCATCTATTTGTTGATGATTCTGTTTTTCAGTTATTTCTATGCCTCTCTGGTGATTCAGCCCGATGAGATGTCGAAGAACCTGAAGAAAATGGGAGCCAGCATTCCCGGTATTCGTCCTGGTAAGGCGACCACCGACTACGTAGAAAAGGTGCTGAATCGCCTTACTTTCCTGGGGGCTATCTTCTTAGGAGTGGTTGCGATCGTTCCCACCGCTGTAGAAAGTGCGACCCGCGTTCCCACCTTCCAAGGGTTTGGGGCCACTTCCTTGTTGATTCTGGTCGGCGTGGCGATTGACACAGCGAAACAGATTCAAACCTATGTCATTTCTCAGCGTTACGAAGGGATGGTGAAACAATAGTGACACGGTTGATTTTTCTCGGTGCACCCGGTGCTGGTAAAGGCACACAGGCCAAGTTGCTCGCGGAATCTCAGGGCATTCCCCATATTTCTACCGGGGATATCCTGCGAGCCGCAGTCGCCCATCAAACCCCACTGGGGGTCAAAGCCAAACAGTATATGGATGCTGGGGAACTGGTGCCCGATAGCCTGGTCATTGACCTGATTCGGGAGCGACTTCAGGAACCCGACGCCCAAAAAGGTTGGATTCTTGATGGGTTTCCCCGTAATGAACCCCAAGCGGGTTTTCTAGACACCTTGCTCCAAGAAATCCACCAGGAATGCGATCGGGTGATCAATCTGGATGTTCCGGATGAGGTGGTGGTGCAGCGTCTGGTTAAGCGGGGCGAAGACAGTGGGCGCTCTGATGACAACGAAGCCACCATTCGTCGTCGTCTCGATGTGTACCGAGAACAAACCGCGCCGCTAATTGCCTTTTATCAGACTAAAAACGCTTTAGTGACGATCGATGGGAACCAAAGCATGGACGCTGTCACAGCAGCTTTGAAAGCCGCCGTTGCTTAGGCCCCTGAAACGGGTTGGGGATCGTGCCACCTGCCCTGTCCAGCGGTAGTGTAGTGCGATCCCCACTTTTGTCCCGACCCAGTCTTCGGGATGAAATAAGCTAGACTCAAAAAGCGATTGCCGTCATCAATCCTTTGCAACCAAGACGCAAAAGCCACAATCAGCATTCAAGCCAGATCCCGAAAGCTCAGGGTTCACGAACAGACTAATTTGTGATTACATGGGTTAGTTTTTCGGTTAGTTGTTTAGGTTGTTGTTGCCTTTCTTCATTATTTTTCCCAGGAGGAACCATTGTCTAAAGAAGATTTAATCGAAATGGAAGGAACTGTCGTAGATTCGCTCCCCAATGCAATGTTTCGGGTTGATCTAGACAATGGCTTTAACGTTCTAGCTCATATTTCCGGAAAGATTCGTCGCAACTACATCAAGATTCTTCCGGGCGATCGGGTCAAAGTGGAATTGTCTCCCTACGACTTGAATAAAGGGCGGATCACCTACCGATTGAAAAATAAGAGATAGGTCAATGGATGGGAAGTCCTTGGCTTCCTGTTGCATTGACTCAGGTTTATTAAAAAATATTTGACAAATGACTAGTTAACTTGGTAGGATGTCGTGTTTGTAGTGTCGTCAAAAGAAGCATGAAAGTTCGAGCTTCTGTTCGCCGTATGTGCGACAAGTGCCGCGTGATTCGTCGTCGCGGTCGCGTGATGGTTATTTGCGAAAACCCCAAGCATAAACAGCGTCAAGGTTAAGCAAGCCGCCAGGTCAGCCCCGCCTTCGGGGAGTAGCCTGGATTGAACGCAAAACTCAAGAGGTGTGCCCACTGTGTGTCCTAATCTCACGTAAGGAATTGGCAGTGCTCGGCATTCCCCGTCCAGATGGACATGTTTAGTGTGAATTAAGCAGATTTAGGGAGAACGAGTGTGGCGCGGATTGCTGGTGTAGACCTGCCTCGCGATAAGCGAGTAGAAATTGGTCTGACATATATTTACGGAATTGGCTTGACCCGCTCCAAGGAAGTGCTGGCGAAGACCGGGATTAATCCCGATACTCGCGTCAAAGAACTCAGCGATGCTGAAGTGGCTGCACTTCGGGAAGCGGTCGAAGGTGGGTATCAGATCGAAGGGGATCTGCGCCGCTGGGAAGCCATGAATATCAAGCGTCTCATGGACATCGGAACCTATCGGGGCCGTCGTCATCGTCTTGGATTACCGGTGCGCGGGCAACGGACGCGTACCAATGCTCGGACTCGCCGAGGCGGTCGTCGTACCGTTGCTGGTAAGAAGAAGGCACCGAAGAAGTAATTCCTCATTGGAAAACGTTGTCTAGTTTAGTCGCTTGAAAAATGGCAAAACCAAATCGTAGAACGGGTGCGCGGAAGGTTAAGAAGAATATTCCAACCGGTGTAGCGCACATTCAGTCCACCTTCAACAACACGATCGTAACAATTTCAGATACCCAGGGAGAAACTGTTTCTTGGGCATCCGCTGGGTCTAGCGGCTTTAAAGGCGCTAAGAAGGGAACCCCCTTTGCGGCTCAGACTGCGGCAGAAAATGCAGCCCGTCGAGCCATCGACTGTGGGATGCGGCAGATTGAAGTGATGGTGAGTGGCCCTGGCTCCGGTCGGGAAACCGCAATTCGGGCACTTCAGGGCGCTGGCTTAGAAATCACCCTGATCCGTGACGTAACGCCCATTCCTCACAATGGTTGTCGTCCTCCGAAGCGTCGTCGCGTGTAACCTTGTGTGGATTGTCGCTCAGAGCGTGCTGAGAATCCAGTTGATTAAGTTTGTGACACGCAAGGTTGTCAAGCTCATTTCTCAGAGCGCGTCTAGTATAAATTCACATTTTGTTTGGAGCGTTCAGCTCTACTTGCCTCCCAAAGCAGTTTCAAAGGAAGGGTCTCCGTGGCACAGTTTCAGGTTGAGTGTGTAGAAACCAGCACTGACAAAGATCAGAGTCAATACAGTCGGTTTATCTTAGAACCCCTTGAGCGTGGTCAGGGTTCGACGGTCGGTAATGCATTGCGTCGGGTGTTGCTTTCTAACTTGGAAGGTGCGGCCATTATTGCAGTACGCATTGCTGGCGTCAGCCATGAGTTTTCGACAATCCCCGGGGTTCGAGAGGATGTTCTGGATATTCTTCTCAATATGAAGAAGGTTGTTCTGAAAACCTACTCGGCTCAACCCCAGATTGGGCGTTTGTTAGTGCAAGGTCCGGCAACTGTAACCGCTGGCCATTTTGACCTACCCTCCGAAGTCGAAATCGTCTCTCCTGATCAGTACATTGCCACCGTAGCTCCGGGGCATACGCTGGAAATGGAGTTTCGGATTGAGCGGGGTAAGGGCTACCGCGGGGTCGATCGGATTCGAGATGAAGCCGTGTCCTTGGATTTTCTCCAACTGGATTCTGTGTTTATGCCCGTTCGTAAAGTCAACTACACTGTAGAAGATGCCCGGGCGGGTGGCGCGATTGATCGCGATCGCTTGATCATGGAAGTCTGGACCAACGGTAGTTTGACGCCCCAGGAAGCCCTCAGCCAAGCGGCGAATATCCTGGTTGACCTGTTCAATCCCCTGAAAGATGTCAACTTTGAAGCCGTTGAGACCGATATTGATGCTGATGAGCATCCTGAAAGCCAAATTCCGATTGAAGAATTGCAGCTTTCCGTTCGGGCTTATAACTGCTTGAAACGCGCCCAGATCAATTCCGTGGCAGATCTCTTGGATTACACCCAGGAAGATCTATTGGAGATCAAAAACTTTGGGGCTAAGTCTGCTGAAGAGGTTGTGGAAGCGCTCCAAGAACGCTTGGGAATTACCCTTCCAAAGGAAAAGTCTTCTAAGTCTAGTAGCTAGATTTAGGCTGGCGTTAGGCTTGATCACCGGTCAAGTCTTTTTGCTGCAATGTTGTTCTGTAGTCGATTAGGTTGAGACAATGCGTCACCGTTGTAAGGTTCCCCAATTGGGAAGACCAGCGGATCAGCGCAAGGCACTGCTGCGTGCCCTGACGACTGAACTGATTCGTAACGGTCGGATCACGACCACCAAAGCCCGCGCCCAAGCTGTTCGCTCTGAAGCTGAACATATGATTACGCTGGCCAAGGATGGTTCCTTAGCTGCCCGTCGGCAAGCTTTGGGATATATGTATGACAAGCAGCTTGTCCATGCTCTGTTTGAGCAAGCGGGTGAGCGCTATGGTAACCGGAATGGTGGTTACACTCGCATTCTGCGAACGGTCTCCCGTCGGGGAGACAATGCTCAGATGGCGATCATTGAGCTGGTTTAATTCAGCGCATCCAACGTCATGGTGAAGGCTGCTGCTGATCTAGATAACCAACGAGTTGCCCTTGTGGTGCAATACCTGGGAACTCATTTCTATGGTTGGCAGCGCCAGCTCAACCAACGAACGGTGCAGGAAGAGTTAGAGACGGCGATCGCGGCGGTTCTCTCCCAAAAGCGGGTGGTGATCCATGCCGCAGGACGGACGGATACCGGTGTTCATGCCGCAGCTCAGGTGGTGCATTTCGATGCCCAAACCTACATTCCTGCCCATCGCTGGATGGGAATTCTCAACCGTCGATTACCTGCTGATATTGTCATCCGTGCGGCTGTTCCCGTTCCAGCCACCTGGCATGCTCGATTCTCGGCAACCTATCGGCGCTACCGTTATACCTTGTATACGGCTTCCCGTCCCAATCTGTTTGTTGCACCCTTGGCTTGGCATTACTACCATGAGCCTCTAGATCATGAGCGGATTCAGAAAGCATTGGATCCCTTAGTCGGTCGCCATCACTTAGCTGCGTTCCACCGTGCAGGGTCTAAGCGCCCCCACTCCTGGGTGGATGTACAGGAAGCCTTTTGCAAGCGCCAAGGGGATTTTCTGACCATTGAGGTGCAGGCTAGTGGTTTTCTGTATGGCATGATGCGTCTCCTGGTGGGGCTGCTCGTGCAGGTGGGACGTGGCGATCGCACCCCAGAGGAATTCACGGAATTGTGGATGTCGGAACGCCGCGAGGATGTGAAATACGCCGCTCCGCCCCAAGGTTTGTGTTTACTTCGCGTGGGTTATGACGACAATCCTTTCCCGCCGGAAGCCTGGTTTGATACACAGCCACAGTTGGTTTTGCCGCCTGAAAAACCAGATGTTTGGATGAGCTAATCGTTTCGTATGAGCTAACAGGTATTCACTGTTTTGAAATCCTAGAGCAATGGAAAAGACCTATCTCCCCTCTCAAGATGCTGAGCGCAATTGGTACGTCGTGGATGCGGCGGATCAGCGCCTGGGTCGCCTCGCTAGCGAAGTGGCACGGGTCCTGCGTGGTAAGAATAAGCCCAACTACACGCCTTCGATGGATGTGGGTGATTTTGTAATTGTGATTAACGCTGAGAAAATCGCTGTAACGGGTAAGAAGCGCTCTCAGAAGCTCTATCGTCGCCACTCCGGTCGCCCCGGTGGGATGAAGGTAGAAACCTTTGAAAAGCTGCAAAATCGCTTGCCTGAGCGGATTATTGAAAAAGCGGTCAAGGGAATGCTGCCGAAAACCTCCTTGGGTCGCCAGTTGTTTACCAAGTTGAAGGTATACGCCGGAGCCGATCATCCCCATGCGGCTCAAAAGCCTGAAGTGCTGACGATCAACACGATTCCTGGAGGAGAAGGTTAAGCCATGGCAGAACAAGATCGCGCAATGTATCAAGGAACCGGTCGTCGCAAGTCGGCGATCGCTCGGGTGCGGATCGTTCCCGGTAGTGGCCAAATTGTCATCAATGGCAAGCCCGGTGAAGAGTATCTGCAAGGCAATCCTGACTATCTGGCAGCGGCCAAAGCGCCCCTGGAAACCTTGGGTTTGGAAAATGACTACGACGTGTTGGTCAACGCCCATGGTGGTGGTTTGACCGGCCAAGCTGATGCTATCAAGATGGGTGCGGCTCGGGCTCTGTGCCAATTGGATCCGGAAAACCGTTCTCCTTTGAAGAAGGAAGGTTTACTGACCCGGGATCCTCGGGCGAAGGAACGTCGCAAGTACGGTCTGCGCAAAGCTCGGAAAGCGCCTCAGTACTCCAAGCGCTAATTTTGGGCGGATGGAGGTGCGTTCTTCGGAGGGCACCTTTGTCTTTCAGCCGTTCTGGGGATGGGCAGCTTTTCAATCCTGCCTTGACCTAAACCCTCGATAGAAGTGTCAAAATAGTTTGTAGAAGATTGGAGCGATCGCAATGCCGAAGCCTGGAATTCATCCCCAATGGCACGCCGAAGCCAAAGTAGTTTGTAACGGCGAAGAAGTTATGGTTGTGGGTTCGACCAAGCCCAACATGAATGTTGATGTCTGGTCTGGTAACCACCCCTTCTTCACCGGAACCCAAAAGATTATCGACACCGAAGGTCGAGTCGATCGGTTCATGCGGAAGTATGGCATGAAGCAAAAATAGCTTCGGGCCTGAACTTTGGAAATCTCGCCTTCTTTGGGGGCGGGATTTCTGCGTTTATGGAGAGTTTGGCAATCTACTCAGCGGCAAGTTCTTTTTGCACCAATCTACTCAGCCCATCCCCGCAATGACGATCGAACTTTTGCCCTTAACGCCCCAGTATTCAGACAGCCTTTGGGAAATGCTGATGTATGCGGCCCATGAACCGTCGATCGCCGCTGTGCAGCAGCAAGCTTGCCTAGTCAGGTATGGGGCAGATTGGGGGCGATCGGGGGATTTGGGAGTGGTTGCGATCGGCCAAGGCCAAGCGATCGGGGCCGTCTGGTTGCGGTTAGGGTCGCCCAGTGATCCGGGGTTTGGCTGGGTGGCTGAGGGGATTCCCGAATTGGTGATGGGGGTACATCCCGATCGACGCAATCAAGGGATTGGCACCCAACTTCTGGCAAAATTACTGGAGATGGCTCGCCACAACTATCCAGCGATTTGCCTCAAT
This region includes:
- the secY gene encoding preprotein translocase subunit SecY, translated to MVVNRDKAPTAQETFMQMAQAAGLRGRLLLTIGLLVLLRLGIFIPVPGIDRTRFSELFSNSGVLNFLDLFAGGGLKTLGVFALGIIPYINASIILQLLTAAIPKLEDLQKNEGEAGRRKISQITRYVALGWAIIQSTILTFGLLQPVAQNWGPFFVLETVLTLTAGSMFVMWVGELITERGIGNGASLLIFLNIVSTLPQSLGKTFELLQTGSRESVGGAIVLLLVFLAMVVGIVFVQEGTRRIPIISARRQVGRRTYLEKSSYLPLRLNQGGVMPIIFASAVLSFPSLLAGAFKDQGISNFIGTYLRPGSIVYDIIYLLMILFFSYFYASLVIQPDEMSKNLKKMGASIPGIRPGKATTDYVEKVLNRLTFLGAIFLGVVAIVPTAVESATRVPTFQGFGATSLLILVGVAIDTAKQIQTYVISQRYEGMVKQ
- a CDS encoding adenylate kinase — encoded protein: MTRLIFLGAPGAGKGTQAKLLAESQGIPHISTGDILRAAVAHQTPLGVKAKQYMDAGELVPDSLVIDLIRERLQEPDAQKGWILDGFPRNEPQAGFLDTLLQEIHQECDRVINLDVPDEVVVQRLVKRGEDSGRSDDNEATIRRRLDVYREQTAPLIAFYQTKNALVTIDGNQSMDAVTAALKAAVA
- the infA gene encoding translation initiation factor IF-1; this translates as MSKEDLIEMEGTVVDSLPNAMFRVDLDNGFNVLAHISGKIRRNYIKILPGDRVKVELSPYDLNKGRITYRLKNKR
- the rpmJ gene encoding 50S ribosomal protein L36; its protein translation is MKVRASVRRMCDKCRVIRRRGRVMVICENPKHKQRQG
- the rpsM gene encoding 30S ribosomal protein S13, giving the protein MARIAGVDLPRDKRVEIGLTYIYGIGLTRSKEVLAKTGINPDTRVKELSDAEVAALREAVEGGYQIEGDLRRWEAMNIKRLMDIGTYRGRRHRLGLPVRGQRTRTNARTRRGGRRTVAGKKKAPKK
- the rpsK gene encoding 30S ribosomal protein S11; protein product: MAKPNRRTGARKVKKNIPTGVAHIQSTFNNTIVTISDTQGETVSWASAGSSGFKGAKKGTPFAAQTAAENAARRAIDCGMRQIEVMVSGPGSGRETAIRALQGAGLEITLIRDVTPIPHNGCRPPKRRRV
- a CDS encoding DNA-directed RNA polymerase subunit alpha, translating into MAQFQVECVETSTDKDQSQYSRFILEPLERGQGSTVGNALRRVLLSNLEGAAIIAVRIAGVSHEFSTIPGVREDVLDILLNMKKVVLKTYSAQPQIGRLLVQGPATVTAGHFDLPSEVEIVSPDQYIATVAPGHTLEMEFRIERGKGYRGVDRIRDEAVSLDFLQLDSVFMPVRKVNYTVEDARAGGAIDRDRLIMEVWTNGSLTPQEALSQAANILVDLFNPLKDVNFEAVETDIDADEHPESQIPIEELQLSVRAYNCLKRAQINSVADLLDYTQEDLLEIKNFGAKSAEEVVEALQERLGITLPKEKSSKSSS
- the rplQ gene encoding 50S ribosomal protein L17, with translation MRHRCKVPQLGRPADQRKALLRALTTELIRNGRITTTKARAQAVRSEAEHMITLAKDGSLAARRQALGYMYDKQLVHALFEQAGERYGNRNGGYTRILRTVSRRGDNAQMAIIELV
- the truA gene encoding tRNA pseudouridine(38-40) synthase TruA; translation: MVKAAADLDNQRVALVVQYLGTHFYGWQRQLNQRTVQEELETAIAAVLSQKRVVIHAAGRTDTGVHAAAQVVHFDAQTYIPAHRWMGILNRRLPADIVIRAAVPVPATWHARFSATYRRYRYTLYTASRPNLFVAPLAWHYYHEPLDHERIQKALDPLVGRHHLAAFHRAGSKRPHSWVDVQEAFCKRQGDFLTIEVQASGFLYGMMRLLVGLLVQVGRGDRTPEEFTELWMSERREDVKYAAPPQGLCLLRVGYDDNPFPPEAWFDTQPQLVLPPEKPDVWMS
- the rplM gene encoding 50S ribosomal protein L13 is translated as MEKTYLPSQDAERNWYVVDAADQRLGRLASEVARVLRGKNKPNYTPSMDVGDFVIVINAEKIAVTGKKRSQKLYRRHSGRPGGMKVETFEKLQNRLPERIIEKAVKGMLPKTSLGRQLFTKLKVYAGADHPHAAQKPEVLTINTIPGGEG
- the rpsI gene encoding 30S ribosomal protein S9 — translated: MAEQDRAMYQGTGRRKSAIARVRIVPGSGQIVINGKPGEEYLQGNPDYLAAAKAPLETLGLENDYDVLVNAHGGGLTGQADAIKMGAARALCQLDPENRSPLKKEGLLTRDPRAKERRKYGLRKARKAPQYSKR
- the rpmE gene encoding 50S ribosomal protein L31; translation: MPKPGIHPQWHAEAKVVCNGEEVMVVGSTKPNMNVDVWSGNHPFFTGTQKIIDTEGRVDRFMRKYGMKQK
- a CDS encoding GNAT family N-acetyltransferase, encoding MHQSTQPIPAMTIELLPLTPQYSDSLWEMLMYAAHEPSIAAVQQQACLVRYGADWGRSGDLGVVAIGQGQAIGAVWLRLGSPSDPGFGWVAEGIPELVMGVHPDRRNQGIGTQLLAKLLEMARHNYPAICLNVRAENPAIRLYQRFGFIRVEGSDVINRVGGVSFNMICDLADPEDLAHSGTRYPLTAMPGKR